The DNA region TCACTAGGTTCTCGGTGTTTGCTTCGGCAATACACCACAGAGACCAAAAAACAAAACTCAATACACCGCTTAAGTTCGTCACTTTGTGACTCGTAGCTTAAACGTTTCAGGCATTCCTTAAAGTTGAGCGACTTCATGTTGCTCCTAGGACACTGCCGGAACCACGGTGAGAAGAGTAGCCTTAGAGGCCCTCTCATTTGCGTGACTTTGAGTTGACATGATGTCGATTCGGTCCCCAGAGGAACACCTCGTCGAGACCCCAGCCAGAAATTTATTTCAAGGGCTTCGGGGTCTCTTTTCATTCTGTATTATTTTATCAAGGCACTTTGCTATTACCATCGATTTTGGATATACTGGTGTCCATATGACTGCCACATTTTTGGAAGAAATCAAATCAAAGCTTGTCGAAGAACAGGCGCGTTTAGAGCAAGATCTTCATGACATGGGTTATCACAAGGATGATGAAGGCAATGTGTCCGTCGAAGTTGAGTCAGGGAGCAATTCTGACGATGACAATGCGAGCGAAGTAACAGCGATGGCTGATGGCTTGTCTGTTGCCGAACGTCTTACCTCAGAACTAAAAGATGTAAAAAAAGCGCTCGTCTCAATAGAAGCAGGTTCATACGGTATTTGTAAGTACTGCAAAAAACCTATTGATGAAAAACGTCTTTTAGCAAGACCGGCTTCTTCTTCTTGTATTGAGTGTAAGAAAACGTTGACGCAAGAACTCTAAGAACATGTCGGCCCCTTCATTCTATCGATGGTTATCGTTAGGTGCTGGGGCTTTTTTGTTTTTTCTTGTTGATTTGATAACCAAGCTATGGTTTTTTGGTTATGAAGCACCTCTTCTTGGATTATTGATTCGTTTTGAGCGTCATGAGAATCATGGTCTAAGCTTTAATATTCCTGTGCCCGGATTTATTCCGTTGTTTGTAGCTATGATAGCTATAACGACATGTGTAGTTTATTTTTATAAAAGCCATACATCGCTCAGCTTAGGTCAAAAAGTCGCGCTCGCATTGTTTATTGGTGGAACATTAGGAAATGCTTATGATCGTTTTATCTTTGGCTATGTTCGTGATTGGATAGCGATATATCGATCTATTTTTAACCTTGCAGATGTCTTTATTTTGATTGGGTTAGGGTTGCTTTTGACAAAGTACTCGGTAGCAGCCCCTACCCCCGATAAACTTCGCTAGCGCTTATTTATCGACCCCTTCCCAAGCTTGGGAAGGGTTTTGTATTTGACAAAGTTTTCTAAAAATGAACGGAGTAGTTGCTATGCAAACAAGAATCTATAATCTGCCACAATATAAAGAAAGACGCAGAGAGCTAAGAAGAGAGATGACGGCTCCAGAAATTATTTTGTGGGAGAATTTAAGAGGGTCGCAAATGGGCTGTCGAATTCGACGACAACACGGTATTGGGCAATATATTGTCGATTTTACTGTGCATCCGCACGGCTCATTATTGAAATTGATGGTTCGGTACATGATTCGATCGCCAGAGTAGAGTATGATGATATTAGAGATGCTTATCTAGAGAGTTTTGGTCATAGGATTCTACGATTTACAAATCAGCAGGTCCTGAATGATCTTTCGACTGTTCTATTTCAGATAAGGGCTGCCATCCAAAAAACCCTTCTCAAACTTGAGAAGGGGTCGCCTCGACAGAGCAAAGCGTCGTCGAGCGGGGGTAGAGCCTGCAAGGGGTTAGCTCTTTCTTAAAGGTTTGCTATCTTTTTCGCTAGGTTTGTATTCAGGATCAAGTCTCTTCATTGAGAGGTTGATGCGACCTTTGTCGTCAATCTCGTAAGCAACGACGCGAACTTTATCACCAATGTTTACGACATCGGTTGGTTTCTCGACACGTGTTAGCTTCATTTCTGATACGTGAACAAGGCCGTCTACTTTAGGAGCGATATTTACAAAGGCACCAAAGTCCATCATGCGAACAACGGTTCCTTCGAAGATTTCACCAACTTCGATTTCGCGTGTCATTGATTTGATAAAGTTTACAGCGCCCGCCATGTTTTCGGCATTATTTGATGTGACGGATACGGTGCCATCGTCAGCGATATCAATTTCTACATTGTAGGTCGCGATAATCTCGTTGATCATTTTGCCACCTGGACCAATGACTTCGCG from Candidatus Nomurabacteria bacterium includes:
- a CDS encoding TraR/DksA C4-type zinc finger protein, producing MTATFLEEIKSKLVEEQARLEQDLHDMGYHKDDEGNVSVEVESGSNSDDDNASEVTAMADGLSVAERLTSELKDVKKALVSIEAGSYGICKYCKKPIDEKRLLARPASSSCIECKKTLTQEL
- a CDS encoding signal peptidase II translates to MSAPSFYRWLSLGAGAFLFFLVDLITKLWFFGYEAPLLGLLIRFERHENHGLSFNIPVPGFIPLFVAMIAITTCVVYFYKSHTSLSLGQKVALALFIGGTLGNAYDRFIFGYVRDWIAIYRSIFNLADVFILIGLGLLLTKYSVAAPTPDKLR